From the Selenomonas sp. oral taxon 920 genome, the window GTGTATTCTCTTCTATACGTCGCATTGTAACGAATGTGCGGCGCGTTGTCAAGGACTATTTTCATAGAAATTCTTAATGGATTTAGGAATCACTGATAAAACAAAGTCGCTAATCACGTCTGCCCCGCGCAACTGGGAAAACTTATCCTCGCTTCTGAAAGGCTTCCTCAAGGCGATCGAGAATTACGCCCGCAAGCTCCGCCTTCGGCATGAGCGGATGATCCTCCGCGCGGCCGTCCGCATAGAAGATCTGCACATGATTTGTCGGAACGCCGAAGCCCGCATCCTTCTCTGCGACGTTGTTCGCAACGATAAAGTCGAGATTCTTCTTCGCGAGCTTTCCCCGCGCATAGTCTGCGACATTCTGCGTCTCTGCCGCGAATCCGACGAGAATCTGATGCTTCTTTTTTTGTCCGAGCTCATAGAGGATGTCGGGGTTGCGCGTAAGCGCGAGCGTCAGCTCGCCATCCGATTTCTTGATCTTGTGTGCGGCAATCTCCGCGGGCCGATAGTCTGCGACCGCCGCTGCCTTGATAACCGCATCCACAGCGTCATATTCCGCGAGTACTGCCGCGTGCATATCGCGCGCGCTCCGCACGTCCACACGCCGCACACGCGCAGGTGTTGCGAGCGGGGTCGGCCCTGCGACGAGGATCACCTCCGCGCCGCGCCGCGCAGCCTCGGCGGCGACTGCAAAGCCCATGCGCCCCGTCGAGCGGTTGCCGAGGAAGCGCACGGGATCGAGTGCCTCCTCCGTGCCCGCCGCCGTCACGAGGATGCGTCGACCCGCAAGGCTCTGCGTGCACGCAAAATGCTCCTCAACGATGCGCACGATCTCTACGGGTTCGGGCAATCGTCCCGCCCCCGTTGTTCCACAGGCGAGCTGTCCCACAGCAGGCGGGATAACCGTCGTGCCGCGTGCCGTCAGACGAGCGACATTCTCCTGTGTGACGGGATTCTCCCACATCCCCGTGTTCATCGCAGGCGCAATAAAGAGCGGCGCACGCGTCGCAAGCACGCTTGTCGTCAGCATATCGTCAGCAAGCCCCGCAGCCGCCTTCGCGATGAAGTTCGCCGTGGCGGGTGCGACAATCACGAGCTCTGCGAACTCTGCGAGCGCAATGTGCTCGACGTGATGATGCGGCTCGCCCCACATCGTCTCCGCAACGGGTTGTCCCGTGATCTCGCGGAACGTAAGCGGCGTGACAAAGGAGGCCGCCGCCCGCGTCATGATGACGCGCACATCCGCGCCTGCCTTT encodes:
- the coaBC gene encoding bifunctional phosphopantothenoylcysteine decarboxylase/phosphopantothenate--cysteine ligase CoaBC; protein product: MSALAGRRIVLGVTGGIAAYKAVEIASRLKKAGADVRVIMTRAAASFVTPLTFREITGQPVAETMWGEPHHHVEHIALAEFAELVIVAPATANFIAKAAAGLADDMLTTSVLATRAPLFIAPAMNTGMWENPVTQENVARLTARGTTVIPPAVGQLACGTTGAGRLPEPVEIVRIVEEHFACTQSLAGRRILVTAAGTEEALDPVRFLGNRSTGRMGFAVAAEAARRGAEVILVAGPTPLATPARVRRVDVRSARDMHAAVLAEYDAVDAVIKAAAVADYRPAEIAAHKIKKSDGELTLALTRNPDILYELGQKKKHQILVGFAAETQNVADYARGKLAKKNLDFIVANNVAEKDAGFGVPTNHVQIFYADGRAEDHPLMPKAELAGVILDRLEEAFQKRG